A window of Candidatus Woesearchaeota archaeon contains these coding sequences:
- a CDS encoding dihydroorotate dehydrogenase yields the protein MMLHTKLGKIKLNSPLVLASGILGTSVELMQRAAGNGAGAVTTKSIGPVERDGHPNPTTVEIEKGLYNAVGLPTPGYLNMDDEFKHWKNITVPLIASIYGSSIEDYVKIAKYIQKFRPAIIELNISCPNKEDGMAFGSSAELTARLVKSVKAATNIPIMPKLTANCSNIVEIAVASEQAGADFVSTINTILKKIAHPELKAPLLAYGKGGVSGPAIKKIALKKVKEVRAAVDLPVVGIGGITYGKDAIDMLKAGASAIGIGSAVYYRGIGAFDKINKEIEKIMKKKAWKSIGEIKS from the coding sequence ATGATGCTGCACACAAAGCTGGGAAAAATAAAATTAAATTCTCCCCTTGTCTTAGCATCAGGAATTCTTGGCACTTCTGTTGAACTGATGCAGAGGGCTGCAGGCAATGGGGCAGGCGCTGTCACAACCAAGAGCATAGGCCCTGTTGAAAGAGACGGCCACCCTAATCCGACAACAGTTGAGATTGAAAAAGGGTTATATAATGCTGTAGGCCTGCCAACCCCCGGCTACCTCAACATGGACGATGAGTTTAAGCACTGGAAGAATATAACCGTTCCGCTGATAGCCTCAATCTACGGCTCATCGATAGAAGATTATGTTAAGATTGCAAAATATATACAGAAATTCAGGCCTGCGATAATCGAATTAAATATTTCCTGTCCCAACAAGGAAGACGGCATGGCATTCGGCAGCTCAGCAGAATTGACAGCCAGGCTGGTCAAATCAGTAAAAGCTGCAACAAACATCCCGATAATGCCCAAGCTTACTGCAAACTGCAGCAATATAGTCGAGATTGCAGTTGCTTCAGAACAGGCAGGGGCAGACTTTGTCAGCACCATAAACACCATCCTGAAAAAGATTGCTCACCCTGAACTGAAAGCCCCCTTGCTTGCTTATGGCAAAGGTGGGGTTTCCGGCCCGGCAATAAAAAAGATTGCCTTAAAAAAAGTAAAAGAAGTCAGGGCTGCAGTGGATTTGCCTGTTGTAGGAATCGGCGGCATAACCTATGGCAAAGACGCGATAGACATGCTCAAAGCAGGGGCAAGCGCAATTGGCATAGGCTCAGCAGTTTACTATCGCGGAATAGGCGCTTTTGACAAGATAAATAAAGAGATAGAAAAAATAATGAAAAAAAAAGCGTGGAAAAGCATTGGGGAGATAAAATCATAG
- a CDS encoding aspartate carbamoyltransferase regulatory subunit, whose translation MAKYQAKREIKIPAIKDGTVIDHIPSRITFKIMRLIDPQEYNHTINLALNLNSKKMGKKGIIKLSSRKLTQDEVNKISILAPNATVSIIRDYAVKKKIEVKIPRLIEKIVRCSNPNCITNAEDVRTRFSLVSKEPFSIRCNYCERAMSRDDIKLN comes from the coding sequence ATGGCAAAATACCAGGCTAAAAGGGAGATAAAGATACCCGCAATAAAGGACGGCACAGTCATAGACCACATTCCAAGCAGGATCACCTTTAAAATCATGCGCTTGATTGACCCCCAGGAATATAACCACACGATTAATCTTGCCCTTAATCTCAACAGCAAAAAAATGGGAAAGAAAGGCATCATTAAATTGAGCAGCAGGAAGCTCACCCAGGATGAGGTGAATAAGATTTCGATTCTTGCGCCCAACGCGACAGTCAGCATAATCAGGGATTATGCAGTGAAAAAAAAGATTGAGGTCAAAATACCCAGGCTGATAGAAAAGATAGTCAGGTGCTCAAATCCGAATTGCATAACAAATGCTGAGGATGTCAGAACAAGGTTCAGCCTTGTCAGTAAAGAGCCTTTCAGTATAAGGTGCAATTATTGCGAAAGGGCCATGAGCAGGGACGATATTAAGCTAAATTAA